GTCTTTGACGCCCGCAAGACCCCCAAGGCGGAGTTTGAGGAATGGCTCCAGACTTACCAGCCGTCTCGCGTCTCTCGCTACGGCAACCTGGCGTGCAACACCGAGTCGGTGGGCTGGATTGCCATCTACGGCCCGACCTTCTGCCCGGAATCTGGCGACGTCGTCGGCCTTCAGGAGGACTGGGAGCGTTTGCAGCTCAGCGGGCGCCGGGTGACTTTCGAGTCCATCAAGGAGCTGGCCATGAACCGGCGGGTCCTGACCGGCAAGTGGCTGATGCACCTGGACAGCGGCTTCAAAGTGGACCACGCTTGGTGCGGCATCGCCCGGGCGGTCCTCGAAGGGCGTGTCGGGGTGGCCAAGGTGAGCCCCTGCTGCCCCGACTCGGACCGCAAACACGTGATCTGCGTGTACACGGACGACTTCACCAACGAGGAGGAAGTGCTGGTGGCCGATTCCGTGATCCGGGCCACGGGGGTCAAGTGCCTCTTATCCTACAAGCCCGATGTTTACACCTACCTGGGCATCTACCGCGACAACTGTTGGCATCTCTGCCCCACCATTTACGAAAGCCGCTTCGATTTGGAATGCGTCCCCCGGCGCTCGCGGGTCCTTAACAAAGTGAGCAACAGTGAAGTGACCTAAAAAAACTCCCCTTCCCGAAGGCACGAAGCTTGCAGAGGAAACGGCACGAAGGCTGGGGACTATAGGCCCCATCATGCAGCGTTGACTCTCTTACTCAAGAGAAGGTAGATTTGCCCAACGCAGGCGGGATGCGTCGTTGGGATTTCTGCCTCCGACACGGGGCGCTTTGTTCTAGCCCAGGAGCTTAAAagctaggggttttttttctttttgtgacaCTAGTGGACGTCTTCATTTACTATTAAACTGCTAAACTTTGCGTGCTGCGCAGCCTCGTGCGAACCGATCGGCTTCGTTTATTCCAAAAGAGGTCAAAACCAGACGGTCCCTGCGGATCTTTTTTTTCGGCGGAAGGGCTCAACTACGGTAGAAAGATGTGATTTGCTGCTGTGTCTATACATTTCTGCCCATCTAGGGAGGTTGCGGGAAGGGGATGAGGGGAGAGATAATCAGAATGTGAAGGCCCTCAAAGAAGCTTGGGTGCAGGTGGGTGGGGAATAATTTTGACCGGAGGCATGAAATGGAAAATCTAGGCCAGGAGGTAAGCTGATTTTCCTATCCGTTTTTTTGCTCGGAAGtccttggattttatttttttggttccTGGTTGCTTTCCCCTGTAACTAGACTGAAAATAAAAGgattctctcccccacccactTCCCCTGTGGGtttgctttggggggggggaggtgtttcatagtgatggcaaacctatggtaagCAGAGCCGTATCGGagtacatttggagtactgtgtacagttctggtcaccgcacctcaagaaggatatgcagtgctacctctacttacgagcttaattcgttccgtgaccaagttcttaagtagaaaagtttgtaagaagaaacaatttttcccaaaggaatcaatgtaaaagcaaataatgcgtgcgattggggaaaccacagggagggtggaggccctgtttcctcccaggagattcctagagagtccccatggaggcttctcactggcttttccggcagtttcctcccaggagattcctagagaggccccacagaggcttctcactgccttttccggccatttcctcccaggagattcttagagaggccccatggaggcttttcactgccttttccagccctgtttcctcccaggagattcctaaagaggcctcacagaggcttctccctggcttttccggccgtttcctcccaggagcttcctagagaggccccacagaggcttttcactgccttttccagccctgtttcctcccaggagattcctaaagaggcctcacagaggcttctccctggcttttccgg
This genomic window from Erythrolamprus reginae isolate rEryReg1 chromosome 13, rEryReg1.hap1, whole genome shotgun sequence contains:
- the C13H11orf68 gene encoding UPF0696 protein C11orf68 homolog — its product is MASQHDETGKDGSFASEDLAAEAMAADMDTWVVFDARKTPKAEFEEWLQTYQPSRVSRYGNLACNTESVGWIAIYGPTFCPESGDVVGLQEDWERLQLSGRRVTFESIKELAMNRRVLTGKWLMHLDSGFKVDHAWCGIARAVLEGRVGVAKVSPCCPDSDRKHVICVYTDDFTNEEEVLVADSVIRATGVKCLLSYKPDVYTYLGIYRDNCWHLCPTIYESRFDLECVPRRSRVLNKVSNSEVT